From a region of the Salinispira pacifica genome:
- a CDS encoding methyl-accepting chemotaxis protein — MSIRWKTILAVATVSYISTFLQWNFSIFYVQRDWSIYFHQFGTFQLIVTALVVAASIVLFFAMAGISSAERRLKRGDLLDSFEEIRLDRLLNRVPGILAVVNVLGFLVGPAAQYAVRVSAQGQPFFSFDLLTILVYSASFGFYVLFVELRLFERYSLTLHRLRRRTHLDHHRKNAWEKRQFMMAMTIIVFATGLLLASGMGYLEEELLAPGEVDAGSAATEVADYRMELWEQALEGNAPDLTINSPRLRPRLTEFFGKMFLLAGIITAMSALAVFIESRPYSSRLKLLEQGIGDLSRGQAESRNKLIVTDDDELGLAISHLNSFIDSQAALFSAISSSVRDAGELSSRLDEISSTAEQLGENIDRGIRQVQEHIGIQHSALEQADSDVEKLIANIRTSSGNLEKQNEAVEASSSSVEELIANIASVSKNARETAESTQVLEGKASAGEKDMNELIQGIENIDQAAEEVSKSVGQIAKIAAQTNLLAMNAAIEAAHAGDVGSGFAVVATEVRSLAGDASKTATEITQLIKSMNNYSSQGLETGRRAMDSFHEISSAVKTNSRLIEEISQAMVEQEQGNKDIQEAVSTLLDLSRQAAELTRSQAGESNQVQQRMQDLDAAAADIRQVMEGNLQSLKDVDRFVEHLKQLIRENNLIVSRLNSANAKQET, encoded by the coding sequence ATGTCCATACGATGGAAAACAATTCTTGCCGTTGCGACGGTATCGTATATAAGCACGTTTTTACAGTGGAATTTCAGCATCTTTTACGTACAGAGGGACTGGAGCATATATTTCCATCAGTTCGGAACCTTTCAACTGATCGTCACCGCCCTGGTTGTAGCTGCATCCATAGTCCTCTTTTTCGCAATGGCGGGAATATCCTCCGCCGAACGCAGACTGAAGCGGGGGGATCTCCTGGATTCTTTCGAGGAAATCCGTCTGGACAGGCTATTGAACCGGGTTCCCGGGATTCTAGCGGTGGTGAACGTTCTCGGCTTTCTTGTGGGGCCTGCCGCCCAGTACGCTGTCCGGGTATCCGCCCAGGGGCAACCCTTTTTCAGTTTTGATCTTCTCACCATTCTGGTGTACTCCGCCTCCTTCGGATTTTATGTCCTCTTTGTGGAACTTCGCCTCTTTGAGCGCTACAGTCTCACCCTTCACAGGCTGCGGCGGAGAACCCATCTGGACCATCACCGGAAAAATGCCTGGGAGAAGCGTCAGTTCATGATGGCCATGACCATTATCGTGTTTGCCACCGGTCTGCTCCTGGCCTCGGGAATGGGATATCTGGAGGAAGAGCTTCTGGCTCCCGGAGAAGTGGATGCGGGGTCCGCAGCTACTGAAGTGGCCGATTACCGTATGGAGCTATGGGAGCAGGCCCTGGAAGGAAATGCTCCGGACCTGACAATCAACAGTCCCCGGCTGCGACCGCGGCTCACAGAATTCTTCGGGAAAATGTTTCTCCTTGCGGGAATCATTACCGCAATGTCCGCACTGGCGGTGTTCATAGAATCCAGACCTTACTCCAGCCGGCTGAAGCTTCTTGAGCAGGGTATCGGTGATCTTTCCCGCGGCCAGGCGGAGAGCCGGAATAAACTGATTGTTACCGATGATGATGAGCTGGGACTGGCCATCAGCCACCTGAATTCGTTTATCGACAGCCAGGCTGCCCTTTTCTCGGCCATCAGCAGTTCGGTTCGGGATGCAGGGGAGCTGTCTTCCCGGCTGGATGAAATCAGTTCCACAGCCGAACAGCTGGGTGAAAACATCGACCGGGGAATCCGGCAGGTTCAGGAACATATCGGTATTCAGCATTCCGCCCTGGAACAGGCGGATTCGGATGTGGAAAAACTCATTGCCAACATTCGCACCTCCTCGGGCAATCTGGAGAAGCAGAATGAGGCGGTGGAAGCAAGCTCCTCTTCGGTGGAGGAGCTTATAGCCAATATCGCTTCGGTAAGTAAAAATGCCCGGGAAACCGCAGAGAGCACCCAGGTTCTTGAGGGTAAGGCTTCCGCCGGTGAGAAAGACATGAATGAGCTGATTCAGGGCATTGAGAATATCGACCAGGCGGCGGAAGAGGTGAGCAAGAGTGTAGGTCAGATTGCAAAGATTGCCGCCCAGACCAATCTTCTTGCCATGAATGCGGCCATTGAGGCCGCCCATGCCGGAGATGTGGGCAGCGGGTTTGCGGTGGTTGCCACCGAAGTGCGCTCCCTGGCTGGAGATGCCTCCAAAACCGCAACGGAGATCACCCAGCTCATCAAGTCCATGAACAATTACAGCAGCCAGGGGCTTGAGACCGGAAGAAGGGCCATGGACAGCTTTCATGAAATCAGCTCAGCTGTGAAAACCAATTCCCGGCTCATCGAGGAGATCTCCCAGGCCATGGTTGAGCAGGAGCAGGGAAACAAGGATATTCAGGAAGCGGTCTCCACTCTGCTGGATCTCAGCCGGCAGGCCGCCGAGCTTACCCGCAGTCAGGCGGGTGAAAGCAACCAGGTTCAACAGCGCATGCAGGATCTGGATGCGGCCGCTGCGGATATCCGCCAGGTGATGGAGGGCAATCTTCAGTCCCTGAAAGATGTGGATCGCTTCGTGGAACATCTGAAACAGCTTATCCGGGAAAATAATCTCATAGTTTCCCGACTGAATTCCGCCAACGCCAAGCAGGAGACGTAA
- a CDS encoding NAD-dependent malic enzyme — protein MSYHEGMAERERPLRGMDIIHDSRSNKGTGFTREERRNLGLRGLLPYQISSQELQAQRVMENFRRKENNMERYIFLRSLEERNERLFFRVLMDNIRELLPIVYTPTVGQACQQFANIFRHAKGFYITPEDKGHIRDILNNWPVEDVRIIVVTDGERILGLGDLGANGMGIPIGKLSLYTAAGGIDPLRCMPVMLDVGTDNTELLNDPLYMGWPHARLRGREYQSLVEEFVFSVQDKYPKALIQFEDFATPNAYHHLKRFRQAVLSFNDDIQGTAAVAVAGLKAALRISGTPLRDLRVMFLGAGSAATGMAHLLTRALMEAGLSEGEARKQVQFVDEHGLLISSRKDLTPQNIEYSVDSEARDFVSAIREFEPHAIIGATGVPGTFSREVVESMAAVQQRPIIFALSNPTDRAECSAAQAYEWSSGRAIFASGSPFQPLEYEGKRFEPAQGNNVYIFPGVGLGAISVAASRISDSMFLAAADALAARVKQEQLERGSIFPPLTELRNISLDIAEAVALKAYEQNLARYPHPDDLRELIQGVMYDPSY, from the coding sequence ATGAGCTACCATGAAGGCATGGCAGAGCGGGAACGGCCTCTCCGAGGCATGGATATAATTCACGATTCACGGAGCAACAAGGGAACCGGCTTCACCCGGGAAGAGCGGCGTAATCTGGGACTGAGGGGCCTTCTTCCCTACCAGATTTCCTCCCAGGAGCTTCAGGCACAGCGGGTGATGGAAAACTTCCGAAGGAAGGAAAACAACATGGAGCGCTATATTTTCCTGCGCTCCCTGGAAGAGCGGAACGAACGGCTGTTCTTCCGGGTTCTCATGGATAATATCCGGGAGCTCTTGCCCATTGTCTACACCCCCACAGTAGGTCAGGCCTGTCAGCAGTTCGCCAATATTTTCCGTCATGCCAAGGGCTTCTATATTACTCCGGAAGACAAAGGACATATCAGGGATATTCTCAATAACTGGCCGGTTGAAGATGTGCGGATCATTGTGGTTACCGACGGAGAGCGGATTCTGGGGCTCGGCGATCTGGGGGCAAACGGCATGGGAATTCCCATCGGCAAGCTTTCTCTCTATACCGCCGCAGGAGGGATCGATCCCCTGCGCTGCATGCCGGTAATGCTCGATGTGGGTACCGATAACACGGAACTTCTCAATGATCCCCTCTACATGGGATGGCCCCATGCACGTCTCCGGGGCAGGGAATACCAGAGTCTGGTGGAGGAGTTCGTATTTTCGGTGCAGGATAAGTACCCCAAGGCCCTGATCCAGTTCGAGGATTTCGCCACCCCCAACGCCTACCACCATCTCAAGCGCTTCCGGCAGGCGGTGCTGTCTTTTAATGATGATATTCAGGGTACCGCAGCAGTGGCCGTTGCGGGGCTGAAGGCTGCTCTCCGGATCAGCGGTACGCCGCTGAGGGATTTGAGGGTGATGTTCCTGGGCGCCGGCTCGGCGGCCACAGGAATGGCTCATCTGCTGACACGGGCGCTGATGGAAGCGGGCCTGAGTGAAGGGGAGGCCAGAAAACAGGTTCAGTTTGTGGATGAACACGGCCTGCTCATCAGCTCCCGGAAGGATCTTACCCCCCAGAACATCGAATATTCGGTGGATTCCGAGGCCCGGGACTTTGTTTCGGCCATCAGGGAATTTGAGCCCCATGCCATAATCGGCGCCACCGGCGTACCCGGCACTTTCAGCCGGGAAGTGGTGGAGAGTATGGCGGCGGTTCAGCAGCGTCCCATCATCTTTGCCCTGTCCAATCCCACAGACCGGGCGGAGTGCAGCGCCGCCCAGGCCTACGAATGGTCCTCAGGCCGGGCCATATTCGCTTCAGGCAGTCCCTTTCAGCCCCTGGAGTATGAAGGAAAGCGTTTCGAACCGGCCCAGGGCAACAATGTGTACATATTCCCGGGTGTGGGGCTTGGAGCAATATCCGTTGCAGCCAGCCGCATCAGCGACAGCATGTTCCTGGCCGCCGCCGATGCCCTTGCCGCCAGGGTGAAGCAGGAGCAGCTGGAACGGGGATCCATATTTCCACCCCTTACAGAATTGCGAAATATCAGCCTGGATATTGCCGAGGCGGTGGCTCTGAAAGCCTATGAACAGAACCTGGCCAGATATCCCCATCCCGACGATCTAAGAGAACTGATTCAGGGGGTAATGTATGACCCCTCGTATTGA
- a CDS encoding amino acid ABC transporter ATP-binding protein — translation MINVEGLHKNFGDLHVLKGLDVEVQTGEVVVVIGPSGSGKSTFLRCLNLLEMPTQGRILFEGVDITSGTNDINQQRQKMGMVFQNFNLFPHLDVMGNITLAPIRLKGLSKESAEEKGMELLKRVGLEDKAHEYPSRLSGGQKQRIAIVRALAMNPDVMLFDEPTSALDPEMVGEVLDVMRLLASEGMTMVVVSHEMGFAREVGNRILFMDEGEILEENPPAQLFAQPEHPRLKDFLSKVL, via the coding sequence GTGATTAATGTAGAAGGACTTCATAAAAATTTCGGGGATCTCCATGTTCTCAAAGGCCTGGATGTGGAAGTGCAGACCGGCGAAGTGGTGGTGGTGATCGGCCCTTCGGGTTCGGGAAAAAGCACCTTTTTGCGCTGTCTCAACCTGCTGGAAATGCCCACCCAGGGGCGCATCCTCTTTGAAGGGGTGGATATTACCTCAGGTACCAACGACATCAACCAGCAGCGTCAGAAAATGGGTATGGTGTTCCAGAATTTCAACCTCTTTCCCCATCTGGATGTGATGGGAAATATCACCCTGGCCCCCATCCGTCTGAAAGGACTGAGCAAAGAATCTGCGGAAGAGAAGGGGATGGAGCTGCTGAAACGGGTGGGACTTGAGGACAAGGCCCATGAGTATCCGTCCCGGCTTTCCGGCGGTCAGAAACAGCGTATCGCCATCGTGCGGGCTCTGGCCATGAACCCGGATGTGATGCTCTTTGACGAACCCACCAGCGCACTTGACCCGGAAATGGTGGGTGAAGTGCTGGATGTTATGCGGCTCCTTGCTTCCGAAGGGATGACCATGGTGGTTGTAAGCCACGAGATGGGCTTCGCCAGGGAGGTGGGAAACCGGATTCTCTTTATGGATGAAGGGGAAATCCTGGAGGAAAATCCTCCTGCGCAGCTTTTTGCACAGCCCGAGCACCCCAGGCTGAAGGATTTTCTCTCGAAGGTATTGTAG